In the genome of Candidatus Baltobacteraceae bacterium, one region contains:
- a CDS encoding S9 family peptidase yields the protein MTFASKSLAVATALACCLYAVGSAAGTKPPVSAEDLYKLVLISDPQISPDGRAVVFIASRMNGPLNRYDTNLWTVSTTGGTAPKQLTTDGHASSPSWSSNGHTIAFADDASGTSQIQTVDTASGTVATLTTGTQSSVAPLFSHDGSRIAFTRISVDPRPPAQIDFTAAGFTPSPQQKTSDIRVINDERYEANGEGYTYDVHEHLWVMNAGGSGAAALLSDDRWPETPVAWSRDDKRILFSSLRHATPLAFENDLYTIAATGGSIERVASPQEANTAPAFSPDGSHVYFLAGGVKDSAEYPALVRTSLDGSGRETIFGKNRHLLGDWVLADLKMPGAVCGPIVAPDGKTIVTDESGPGVTRLVRVDVASGRFTALTHGGEASDCTASSDGTRIAYAYADMLHPAEVYVLDARSGKTTRLTSLNSAYLDSVSLSVPQPFSVRDEAGFEVPAWFMPAAGPKSGGPRPTIVAIHGGPQTEAGETFFHEMQFWCGLGYNVVLVNARGSTGYGYTYERALEGHWGPPMERDVMAVVAAAAKRPGVDPKRIGVTGGSYGGYAVLWLIGHTNRFKAAISERPASDLATQSMTWFLASPNGLGGNYAWGKPWDPHSANAADSPFTYVERVVTPVLLLHSTQDTETPIDQTLDEFSALRQLGKTAVFVEVPGENHDLNRTGSPLHRVERLHVLADWFARWLNP from the coding sequence ATGACGTTCGCATCGAAATCGCTCGCCGTCGCCACGGCGCTTGCATGCTGTCTCTACGCCGTCGGAAGCGCGGCCGGGACGAAGCCGCCGGTGAGTGCGGAGGATCTCTACAAGCTCGTTCTGATCTCCGATCCGCAGATCTCGCCCGACGGGCGTGCCGTCGTCTTTATCGCGTCGCGCATGAACGGTCCCCTAAACCGCTACGACACCAACCTTTGGACCGTGAGTACCACGGGCGGTACGGCACCGAAGCAACTGACGACCGACGGTCACGCGTCGTCGCCTTCTTGGTCGTCCAACGGGCACACGATCGCTTTTGCCGACGACGCATCGGGCACGTCGCAGATTCAGACGGTGGATACGGCGAGCGGCACGGTCGCTACGTTGACTACGGGAACGCAGAGTTCGGTCGCGCCGCTGTTTTCGCACGACGGCAGCCGCATCGCGTTCACGCGCATTTCAGTTGACCCACGGCCGCCCGCGCAGATCGATTTCACCGCAGCCGGTTTCACCCCGTCGCCGCAGCAGAAGACGAGCGACATCCGCGTCATCAACGACGAACGGTACGAAGCCAACGGCGAGGGCTACACCTACGACGTGCACGAGCATCTGTGGGTAATGAACGCCGGCGGATCGGGCGCCGCGGCGCTGTTGAGCGACGATCGCTGGCCGGAGACGCCGGTCGCGTGGTCTCGGGACGACAAGCGAATCCTATTCTCATCGCTGCGGCACGCGACGCCGCTCGCATTCGAAAACGACCTGTACACGATCGCCGCGACCGGCGGCTCCATCGAACGGGTCGCTTCGCCGCAAGAAGCCAATACGGCGCCGGCTTTTTCTCCGGACGGCTCGCACGTCTACTTTCTTGCCGGCGGCGTGAAGGACAGCGCGGAGTATCCCGCCCTCGTGCGCACCTCGCTCGACGGCAGCGGCCGCGAGACGATTTTCGGCAAGAACCGCCACTTGCTCGGCGACTGGGTGCTCGCCGATTTGAAGATGCCCGGTGCGGTGTGCGGACCGATCGTCGCGCCCGACGGCAAAACGATCGTCACCGATGAAAGCGGTCCGGGCGTGACGCGACTCGTGCGCGTCGACGTCGCGAGCGGACGCTTCACGGCGCTCACGCACGGCGGCGAGGCGTCCGATTGCACCGCAAGCTCGGATGGCACGCGCATTGCGTACGCCTACGCCGACATGCTGCATCCGGCCGAAGTGTACGTCCTTGACGCGCGTTCCGGAAAGACCACGCGGCTGACGTCGCTCAACTCCGCGTACCTCGACTCGGTCTCACTCTCCGTCCCGCAGCCGTTTTCGGTACGCGACGAAGCCGGCTTCGAGGTTCCGGCGTGGTTCATGCCGGCAGCCGGCCCTAAGTCGGGTGGACCGCGCCCTACGATCGTCGCGATTCACGGCGGTCCGCAAACCGAGGCCGGCGAGACGTTCTTTCACGAAATGCAGTTTTGGTGCGGCCTGGGTTACAACGTCGTCCTCGTCAACGCGCGCGGTAGTACGGGCTACGGATACACCTACGAGCGCGCGCTCGAGGGCCATTGGGGTCCACCGATGGAACGCGACGTGATGGCCGTGGTCGCCGCCGCTGCAAAACGTCCCGGCGTGGATCCCAAACGGATCGGCGTGACGGGCGGAAGCTACGGCGGATACGCGGTGCTGTGGCTGATCGGCCATACGAACCGGTTCAAAGCGGCAATCTCCGAACGGCCGGCTAGCGATCTGGCCACGCAGTCGATGACGTGGTTTCTCGCCAGCCCCAATGGATTAGGCGGGAATTACGCGTGGGGAAAACCCTGGGACCCCCATAGCGCCAATGCGGCGGATTCGCCGTTTACCTACGTCGAGCGCGTCGTGACGCCGGTGCTGCTGCTGCACTCGACGCAAGACACCGAGACGCCGATCGATCAAACGCTGGACGAGTTCTCCGCATTGCGCCAGTTGGGGAAAACGGCCGTTTTCGTCGAGGTTCCGGGAGAGAACCACGATTTGAACCGAACCGGGAGCCCGCTGCATCGCGTGGAACGACTTCACGTGCTCGCCGATTGGTTTGCGCGGTGGCTGAATCCGTAA
- a CDS encoding prolyl oligopeptidase family serine peptidase produces MKRFVLKLLSIAAGVLTLGAAAVVPLDYRAYDAWSVPSTAALSNDGRYLAYVLKPEDGDPGLVVREIATGRDRREARASNPVFAGDGRFVVFTRTAPFAAIDAATRAHKPPDQMPHGGAGVLDLHATAPAQITEQIEHIVVPKDSGSVIALRAYASPTPKASASPDPLKIKEPGGTLTIEDLAGGTRAEAAGVTDVVVSDNDRFVAYATQTQAGTGDGVRIYDVARGATLDVANGEGRYRNLAIAKDGSLLAFLSDNASYASDAPHDALYVVDLRAAHPAAVKAVDAGTNGLPPGNAPSANGTVTISDDGKRVFFGTAAAPTPRPESIPERMPVDLWSWKDDSLQSQQKHDAAAERKRTYAAVYDVASARFAQLGSPQHRDVEWNQNPNVALAENDLPYLRAESWLGQTYDDLCAVALAGGACTPLATRAHDPSLSPGGRFAIYWDESSRHWITVDTASGKHVVLARHAPVRFDLENDDRPELPQPYGMGGWVTGDRGVFIYDRYDVWLADPRTGEAVDFTRGTGRASRTVYSPVQPDPRARAFDASKPVLLSLIDERSYASGYARVAATGGTPVTLLKRDAVVYGEREPLNGSLHDLTLPPVAARNAPQYAYLVETFEDLNLWTSDDSFAHPVKISDANPQQSQYRWGTERMISYRLKDGTPMRSVMLVPNGLARNRRAPAIVYFYEVWTPMFHTYYRPGPGTEPNVSRYVSNGYVVLLPDVRYRTGHPGPSSLECVLPAVDAAVATGYVDPKRIGISGHSWAAYQINYMLTKTHRFRAAEAGAAVDDMFSSYGGIRLESGIVREFQYEHTQSRIGATPWDRPDLYIENSGLFGIRNVTTPYLTIHNDQDGAVPQFQGIEFVTAMRRLGKMAYLFSYDGEFHGLHWREQQKNWTVRLDQWFDYWLKDAPRPAWFDGIDYLHRGEENVDGLYGEPVPTASPGP; encoded by the coding sequence ATGAAGCGCTTTGTTCTCAAGCTGCTCTCGATTGCGGCCGGCGTTTTGACGCTGGGCGCCGCGGCCGTCGTTCCCCTGGATTATCGCGCGTACGATGCGTGGAGCGTGCCGTCGACGGCCGCGTTATCGAACGACGGACGGTATCTCGCGTACGTTCTCAAACCCGAGGACGGCGACCCGGGGCTCGTCGTCCGCGAAATTGCGACCGGTCGCGATCGCCGCGAGGCCCGCGCGAGCAATCCCGTCTTCGCCGGAGACGGACGCTTCGTCGTCTTCACGCGCACCGCACCGTTCGCCGCGATAGACGCGGCGACGCGCGCGCACAAACCGCCCGACCAAATGCCGCATGGCGGCGCGGGCGTTCTCGATCTTCACGCCACCGCGCCGGCACAAATCACGGAGCAAATCGAACACATCGTCGTACCCAAAGATAGCGGATCGGTTATCGCCCTGCGCGCGTACGCATCGCCCACGCCCAAAGCATCCGCGTCGCCCGACCCGCTAAAGATCAAGGAACCCGGCGGCACGCTCACGATCGAAGATCTCGCCGGCGGCACGCGTGCGGAGGCTGCCGGCGTGACCGACGTCGTTGTGTCGGACAACGATCGGTTTGTCGCCTACGCGACGCAGACGCAGGCCGGTACGGGCGACGGCGTTCGTATCTACGACGTCGCGCGCGGTGCGACGCTCGACGTTGCAAACGGCGAAGGACGCTATCGCAACCTCGCAATTGCAAAGGACGGATCGCTTCTCGCTTTTTTGAGCGATAACGCGTCGTATGCGTCGGACGCGCCACACGACGCACTCTACGTCGTCGACTTACGCGCGGCACACCCGGCCGCGGTGAAGGCGGTCGACGCCGGCACGAACGGGTTGCCGCCCGGCAATGCCCCGAGCGCCAACGGCACGGTCACGATTTCGGATGACGGTAAGCGCGTATTCTTCGGAACGGCGGCGGCACCGACGCCGCGCCCCGAGTCGATTCCCGAGCGCATGCCGGTCGACTTGTGGAGTTGGAAAGACGACTCGCTGCAATCGCAGCAAAAGCACGACGCCGCTGCGGAACGCAAACGCACGTACGCGGCGGTATACGACGTTGCGAGCGCGCGCTTTGCGCAACTCGGCTCGCCGCAGCATCGCGACGTCGAGTGGAATCAGAATCCCAACGTGGCTTTGGCGGAAAACGATCTGCCGTATCTGCGCGCCGAATCGTGGCTTGGGCAAACCTACGACGATCTCTGCGCCGTCGCGCTCGCCGGGGGCGCGTGCACGCCGCTGGCGACGCGGGCGCACGATCCGTCGCTTTCACCCGGCGGGCGCTTTGCAATCTACTGGGACGAGTCGAGCCGCCACTGGATAACCGTCGATACGGCAAGCGGAAAGCACGTCGTGCTCGCGCGGCACGCTCCGGTCCGGTTCGATCTAGAAAACGACGATCGCCCCGAACTGCCGCAGCCGTATGGGATGGGCGGCTGGGTGACGGGCGACCGCGGCGTCTTCATTTACGATCGCTACGACGTGTGGCTGGCCGATCCGCGGACCGGCGAGGCCGTTGACTTCACCCGCGGAACGGGTCGCGCGTCACGCACGGTGTACAGCCCCGTTCAACCCGATCCGCGCGCGCGAGCTTTCGACGCGTCGAAACCCGTGCTGCTCTCGCTGATCGACGAGCGGTCCTACGCCAGCGGCTATGCACGCGTCGCCGCAACGGGCGGTACGCCGGTCACACTGCTCAAACGCGACGCCGTCGTCTACGGCGAACGCGAACCGCTCAACGGTAGTCTTCACGACCTCACGCTGCCGCCGGTCGCGGCCCGCAATGCGCCGCAATACGCGTATCTCGTCGAAACGTTCGAAGATCTCAATCTTTGGACGAGCGACGATTCGTTCGCGCATCCGGTCAAAATCAGCGACGCCAATCCGCAGCAGTCACAGTATCGCTGGGGCACCGAGCGCATGATCTCGTATCGCCTCAAAGACGGTACGCCGATGCGCTCGGTCATGCTCGTTCCCAACGGATTAGCGCGTAACCGGCGCGCGCCGGCGATCGTTTACTTCTACGAAGTGTGGACGCCGATGTTCCACACGTACTACCGGCCCGGTCCGGGAACGGAGCCGAACGTAAGCCGCTACGTCTCTAACGGCTACGTTGTGCTGCTTCCCGACGTGCGTTATCGCACGGGTCATCCCGGTCCCAGTTCGCTGGAATGCGTTCTTCCCGCGGTGGACGCCGCGGTGGCGACCGGGTACGTCGATCCCAAGCGAATCGGCATCTCAGGCCATTCCTGGGCGGCGTATCAGATCAATTACATGCTCACGAAAACGCATCGGTTCCGCGCGGCCGAAGCCGGCGCGGCGGTCGACGACATGTTCAGCTCGTACGGCGGGATTCGTCTCGAGAGCGGCATCGTGCGCGAGTTTCAGTACGAGCACACCCAGTCGCGAATCGGCGCGACGCCGTGGGACCGTCCCGATTTGTATATCGAGAACTCCGGACTGTTCGGCATCAGGAACGTAACGACGCCGTACCTGACGATCCACAACGATCAGGACGGCGCGGTTCCGCAGTTTCAAGGGATCGAGTTCGTCACCGCAATGCGCCGGCTCGGCAAGATGGCGTATCTCTTCTCGTACGACGGAGAGTTTCACGGACTGCATTGGCGCGAACAGCAGAAAAACTGGACCGTTCGGCTCGATCAGTGGTTCGACTACTGGCTCAAAGACGCACCGCGCCCCGCATGGTTCGACGGCATCGATTACCTGCACCGCGGCGAGGAGAACGTCGACGGCCTGTACGGGGAGCCGGTCCCCACCGCATCGCCCGGCCCGTAG
- a CDS encoding glycosyltransferase family 39 protein, producing the protein MSKGARWAAWSVAAVVGLVHLAAADRYGAFRNELYFIVCGRHPALGYVDQPPLVPLLAAVTQFAGTHVWALRLPAVIAAVALVPLTVALAQLLGASTRAAWLAAVAAACSPLLIAMTAAFSTSTFEPLDFTAIAYLIARAILRNEPKAYWWAGAVAGLAFETKYGVVMWGVGLAAGILLAGPRCVLRSRDAWIGAGIAALIALPNVAWQAAHGLPFLELVRNDNAGNLTGSPAAFTIDQIFSVNVVLAPLWITGLIAPFTLARLKTARFLSIAFVVTAALVMASHGKNYYLAGAYPAIFAAGAAACTNLPRLLVAGWSLLAAVNAALALPLVLPVASPDGLLRMMNRMSFKPPPIERACLGAPIMCQMADQFGWPELARRTGGVYAALPPVDRAKAAIFASNYGEAAAIDVYGQNLPPALSGNNQYYLWGPRGYDGSTVIAINVDPAIWSKFCDSARTVATFGDSPYAMPFERNRPIVLCRGMHPPLAQMWPNFKHYGVENLGEGPYTRPPATQLR; encoded by the coding sequence ATGAGCAAAGGTGCGCGCTGGGCCGCATGGAGCGTGGCGGCCGTGGTTGGATTGGTCCATCTCGCCGCGGCGGATCGTTACGGTGCGTTCCGCAACGAACTCTATTTCATCGTCTGCGGCCGCCACCCGGCCCTGGGCTACGTCGATCAGCCGCCGCTGGTGCCACTGCTGGCGGCGGTCACCCAGTTTGCCGGAACCCACGTGTGGGCGCTGCGCCTGCCGGCGGTCATCGCCGCCGTCGCGCTCGTTCCGCTCACCGTCGCGCTCGCACAGCTTTTAGGCGCGAGCACGCGCGCGGCGTGGCTTGCCGCCGTCGCGGCCGCGTGCTCGCCGCTGCTCATCGCCATGACGGCCGCGTTCTCGACGTCGACGTTCGAACCGCTCGATTTTACGGCGATCGCTTACCTAATCGCTCGCGCGATTCTTCGCAACGAACCCAAGGCGTATTGGTGGGCCGGTGCGGTTGCCGGTCTAGCGTTCGAAACGAAGTACGGCGTCGTGATGTGGGGCGTCGGTCTCGCAGCCGGCATACTGCTCGCGGGTCCGCGTTGCGTGCTGCGCTCGCGCGATGCGTGGATCGGCGCCGGCATCGCGGCGCTGATCGCCCTGCCCAACGTCGCGTGGCAAGCGGCGCACGGACTTCCCTTCCTCGAGCTCGTGCGCAACGATAACGCCGGCAATCTCACCGGTTCGCCGGCGGCGTTTACGATCGATCAGATATTTTCGGTAAACGTGGTACTCGCACCGCTCTGGATTACCGGCCTCATCGCTCCGTTTACGTTGGCGCGTCTCAAGACGGCTCGATTTCTTTCCATCGCGTTTGTGGTCACGGCCGCACTCGTGATGGCCAGTCACGGCAAGAACTACTATCTCGCCGGCGCGTATCCGGCGATATTCGCCGCCGGCGCCGCCGCCTGCACGAACCTACCGCGCTTACTCGTCGCGGGGTGGTCGCTGCTGGCCGCCGTCAATGCTGCGCTCGCGCTGCCGCTGGTGTTGCCGGTCGCTTCTCCCGACGGCTTGCTGCGCATGATGAATCGCATGTCCTTCAAGCCGCCGCCGATCGAACGCGCCTGCCTCGGCGCGCCCATCATGTGCCAGATGGCCGATCAGTTCGGATGGCCGGAGCTCGCGCGCCGTACGGGCGGTGTCTACGCGGCGCTTCCTCCGGTCGACCGCGCGAAAGCCGCCATCTTCGCTTCGAACTACGGCGAAGCGGCAGCCATCGACGTTTATGGACAGAATCTTCCACCCGCGTTGAGTGGAAACAATCAGTACTATTTGTGGGGGCCGCGCGGCTACGACGGCTCGACGGTGATCGCGATCAACGTCGATCCCGCAATCTGGTCGAAGTTCTGCGACTCGGCGCGCACCGTCGCGACGTTCGGCGACTCACCGTACGCGATGCCGTTCGAGCGCAACCGCCCGATCGTGCTCTGCCGTGGGATGCATCCCCCGCTAGCGCAGATGTGGCCGAACTTCAAGCACTACGGCGTCGAGAATCTTGGGGAAGGTCCGTATACTCGGCCACCAGCCACGCAGCTCCGGTAA